GCAGAAGCCGaaaagatgaggaaaaaaatagtaaagcGAGTCCCGAAAGGAACTTCCGTTTATCAAGCAGCTTGGATACCTGACATTGATGGAGGTTTGTTGTTACAGGAAATTTAGTGCAAAGTTGAATGTATTCGCAGTTTCATAGAGGTCCTGAGCATATTGTAtgcaatttgaaattcgacaGAGGAAGCGGACGAAATATCAGACTCGGAATACGAGGACAATGATGAAATGGCAGTTGATGCAGACGATTCAGCTCAGTTATCTGAAGACAGTGAAGAAGAAACTGAGGATTACGAAACAATGACTGTTACAGATGTTGCACCTGACGAGCAACGGTACGACCAAGATATGGACATGCAGGAAGAACAGCGTAGTATTATGAAGATCAAAGGTGGATAATATTTGTTGGAAAGTAGTAGGGTGATAGCCAACATTGAACAGTTACATATTTTTAGAAGCGAGAATGGATGCACAGTTTCCTGACGAGAGGGATACACCCCAAGATATACCTGCAAAAGAatactttcaaaaatatcgaggtCTCGAATCATTTCGAACCAGTCTTTGGGATCCTAAGGAAAATCTGCCTGCAGATTATGCCAGAATATATCAGTTTGAAAACTTTGATCGTACCCGTAAACGTATAATGAAGGAAAGTGTAGACCGTGTGGGAGCAATGGTAAGATTGATCAACAGTCATTTTTACGACTTCAACCTGTTGCTCTACACGCGAAATGCATTACATACAATAGCCACTATAAGTCTAAATTTTggtatgaaatgaaaactaaAATACCTTGCTCTTGCCTATGAAGAATTTTTCGGTTACCCTGTACCTGGGCACATCCTAAGGTCTTTCGTCCGTCAGCTACTTTTCACTAGTCGGAGCTCTCGCCGATAATACTAAGTATGAATAGAGATTCTGAGTCCAATAATTCTTCCAGCCAGGCTGGTACATTACAGTCCATGTGACAGGGTTGAGCGAGGATCTCTATAAAGCTTACAACATGGTGGAAGAACAACCGCTTATAATTTTTGGTCTACTACCGCACGAGCACAAGATGTCCGTATTAAACGTTGTCCTGAAACGCACGGCTGATGACGTTAACGCTATTAAATCCAAGgagaaattagttttccaaTGCGGCTTTCGTAGATTCACCACTTCTCCAATTTTCAGTCAGCATACTAGTGGAAACAAACATAAGGTAAGAGAATAGgcaaaatattgtattgtagAGAATAGAGATAGGAAAAATTATCGAACTGGTaggaattgattttcaaaaacttgtaTCATATTACAGTACGAGCGATATTTCCAGCCCAATAGTACAGTTGTTGCAAGTATGTACGCTCCTATCACATTTTCACCCTGCCCTGTGATGTGTTACCTGCAGCAGAACGACGGCAGTTTGGTAATATATTTAGACTACTTGAGTAGttcaaatggaaaaattaattattctgaAAATGCATATTCCGAAATTGAAATCGGAAAATTGAGATGCCTTTACAGtgaatttatatatttcagaaattgGTAGCAACAGGCAGCGTACTTTCCGCCAATCCAGATCGAATAATCGTCAAACGAGTCGTCTTGAGCGGTTATCCATTCAAAGTTCACAAACGATCTGCAGTTGTGCGATTCATGTTTTTCAATAGGGACGACATCAATTGGTTTAGGCCCGTTCAGCTACATACAAAACACGGTCGTCGCGGGCACATCAAAGAACCCCTAGGTTTGTCtcctgctttttttttccttttttccttttttcctttttcttttctcttaatTTGGTGTTTTTGTTCAATAACAGGCACTCACGGACATATGAAATGCGTATTCAACGGACAATTGAAATCTCAAGATACAATTCTGATGAATCTTTACAAACGGGTATTCCCAAAATGGACCTACGATCCATACCTTCTAACTGCAACTTCGTACCCTGTCGATGATGTTCAGATGGAATAATCAAACACAGGTTTGTTcctgtaatgaaaaaattgtaaatgcgACATGTATTTCTGTTTAGCAAAGTGCAGGTTCTCAagcatttttattgtttcttattcttctaTACATTTAGtgcaaaatacaaaataatctAGATATAAAGAGGGAATTCTGGATGCACAATCAACATTTGGAATGAGAATGGAAAGTGTACGTTCGCAGTTTATTGAATGGTAGGCAATAGGAAATTAATTATCGACTTATTCGTTATGCTGCGAACTTCACTTAATCTTGATTACTAATCACATTCTGTACATGATAACAGTGGAATCTGCAGACACTGAGTGTAGTCGTGGCATGTATATCACGATATTCGATTATTCTCTCATTATTGATTGCTTGAATATGCAATAGTTGGAAGGTTCCAACATTAACGTCTTGAATCAAAATGCATTTGTCATGCactgattttcaatttgttaaaCTGTGGAGAGCAGGTGTAAATTCATACTGACACTTTAAGGAAGTACCGGTATTGGtttatcgttttttatttttatttattttttttttttttttttttgtgtttctgttttctttataaatgaatatcacACGACAATGACGTGGCTTAAGGTATGTGCATATAAATTTCGTatcaagtaaataaaattgttcttcaTATCAATAGAGAGAAGTAATAAGTAACGATGTCAATCAATATTATGGGTGGAAATGCTTTGAATAGGTGAGAATctgttgaaataaataacattatGATTACGTGTAAGAGaaattggaggaaaaaaagtatgatCTGCTTCAATAAGATGCCATTTTAAGCGTCTCATCAATtagaatgtgaaaaattttacatggATAATTTTgctgtcgttttttttttttttttttcttatgttgACAGATAAAGTCTGTGATAGTCATTGGCACCAAATGCACAATTGCACTTTGGACATTTACGTTGACGTGTTTCGTAACGAGTACGCAAACAGTCCCAACAAAAAACATGGAAGCATTTGGTGAGGACTGCATCCTTACGCTTTACTTTACACGATGGACAAGTCAAAGTCTCTTTGTATTCGCGCAATTCTTCAGCCATAACCTCATCCAACGTTTCCGCCAATTCGATCTTTTTCATACGTTCCACTTTTCTTCTCAATTGTGCTATTTCCTcctgaggaaaaataatagttAGAGAAAAGTAGACGAAATTGGAACCACGTTTTAACTCACTTGCTGTTGAAAACGAATTGCAGTTAATACGACAGATAATTTCAGTTTCAGAAGAGAGCCAATTCAGAACAATACCTGCaatctttttgttttataagCCTCGGCTTCTAAGGAACTTGTTTTTTCTGCGACAACTTGTTGTGCTTCCTTCATTTgcgaatgatatttttctgtaaaattaaaaacaaaaaaaattttcccaaggTTTATGCACATATATACGTGTTCTCCTATAAACGTACAAATATGGACAGAAGTAACAAAGAAATCAACTGAACAAAGGTTCGACTACACCACATCAATGGTCAACTTGAAAAGTAATTGTaagagagaaattgagaagcaTTATTCAATTGAGGACAAACCGCCGAGATACATTAACAAAACTTACCAAGATGAAGTTTCAAATCAGCTGCTGACTGGGCACTCTCAATGGCTTTTCTTTTATGCATTTCCATTGCCTGCTGCCTGAGAGCCAGTTCTTTTTCTACTGTGGCCAAGGAATTTTGTAGCAATCGTTCTTTCTCCTCCAGTTTCCTTACAACTACGTTAGCAGCCTCTACTTGCGTAGTCAAAGTGATGACCTGTTCCTTAAGAACGTCCTTTTCCTCCCTGGCCAGCTTGTGGAGCTGATTGCTTTTTATTCGTTCCGtcatcaatttgaaattcgcgTCGTCTTTCTCCCTCAGTTGCTGTATGAGTCTTGAATTTTGCTCTTGCATGTCCTCAAACGCTTGGCCAGTAACCTCCATTTCGTTGAGAAGGGCCTCCTCCTCCTGCAGCCAGACGCAATTCTGTTCAGCGTTACACCTCCGTCCCAGCACATACCCGGTACCAAAAATATCATCACTAACATGCATAGCCATTATCTGCGCCATATTTAAACTACTATATGTCAATGAAAGAACAGTCGGATGCGGTCTCAGCCACGTCAGAGGTTGGAAACATTACTGCCAAATTCAACGCAACAAGGTTGAGTCTCGTGTTTGTAGTGTGTGtgagatttgtttttttattaagtGATTAAATTGAAGCAGATGTTGGAACTGTTTTTACAACCAACTAACAAGTGATCAAATATAACGAATAGTTAGATTATGTTAGCTGGCGATATTTTGAGACTGATTTAGTAAAGATGCAGATTAGTGGCAATGCATGCAAAATAAAGTTAATAATGGATACATGGACGTGTGATCTACCTGTTTCTGCGAGGCTACTTGTCTTTGCAAAGTGTAGGCCTGctcttctaatttttttattttgatttgtGCATCTTCATCTGCTAGTTTTTTACGTTCCTCACGTTTGCTTTCCTGTTGATTATTCGTGCACTATTATAATTTAATGACCCGATCATTAACCAAATGGTCATGGATTCCAAAAGTCTTGAACTAGCAATACCTGTATCTTCTTTATCTGTTGGCGGAGTTCTTCAACTTCTCCCCGAATTTTCCGCTCAGCAGCCATCAGTTGTACCTTGTCTCGTTGTTCTTTGCCAACCCCTTTGTACATATCCAACAAAAGcttcatttctttcatttcatttacagCTTTTCTGTAagggttgaaaattgaaatgatctGAATGATAGATaatagaaaattgtaaatcagaTCAACATTATGTACAAATCATACTTCGCTTCTGTGGTTCCGAGTACACCTGACTGAAGTTGAATCTTAGCCCCCTAATTTTAGCGGATCAGAAATAAGTTTGGCTCCAACAGGCCAGCCACTAACCAACCGCAGCAGTGCATCGATCAGAAACGCAAAAGCAAAGTATAATTCTTTTATACCATGTTTTGAATGCTGAAGCATCAGGGAGAAAAGTGTAAATATGATTGATAAAACATACTTGAGTTGAGCCTTGAGATCTCTGACTAATTCTGACTCCATGATCTTAGTTTCCTTGGTACGATGCGCAGGCTCCCGGTGCTCAGTCTTCACAGTCTCTTTCTTCACATCCTTTTCTCTTTTAGTGTCCTTCTCCTTTTTCAGAGTTGGCGAAGCTAGAGTAAGAGAATCCGGGGTCCCTTTGCTAGCATCTCCCTCTGCGACATCTACAGTCTCAACGTCTTCGTCAGCTCCAGTCTCTCTCTTGATTGCCATCCCACTCTCTTCCTTGATCTGTGCCATATCATATAGAGAATACATTAAAAGTATGAAATTCGCGTTTGAAGTATTAGATTGAGTATCCAGAATACGATGAAATGTGCTTGTGATTCAATAACCCTGGCTCAGATTTACTTGCACCATAATTCTGACTCGACCTTCTTACCCACCACACCTGCAGATTCGGAAACTTAAATACCCTGATGCATGTTGGGgttgagaatgaaaaactaCCGTGGGACTCTGTGTAAAGCAGTGTCAAAGTTTTACTAACAACACTGCGCACCTGAGTGGATCCTTGGAGTGAGCCGGATGTATCTTCTTCCTTTCCGCTGCAGTCGGAGCTACTGCCCTCCTTGTTTTCTAACGCAGTTTGCTGACCCAATCTAGTTGTCACCTCCTCCACTTCTTTTTTTAGCTGTAAATTACATTGGATAAAGAAGtgtgttttattatttttattttaacggaATGAGGCCCGACAATTACTCTCGGTATTTCTGCAGATGCTTCTTTGTATTTCCGCTTGTAGCGATGCACTTCCCCTTTCAATTGTTGATTATGATTCTGGAGAGAAGTTATAAGGTGTCGCATTTCTCTATTTATAGGTCCGGTCTGCTCGTTGGCTGCCAGGTTTTGTTCGAATTCTATGCGAAGCATTTCGTATTCCTTGCGCAGCTGGGCCAGAACATCTTCCAACTGAATACACTCTCCGCGCAGTTTCTTTTGAGCCATCAGCTCTTCGCTCTGTACCAAGAATTGTCAGATGATTGTTTTTTCAGTATTTATGTACACTTAGTTTTCCAGGATTTTCCAAACCAATCATACCAACGGCCATATTCAATCATAATATTGTCTCAAATTTCAATGTTCATACCTCCATCATTTCAATGTGTCGGAGATGAGCATTTTTGCTAGATTGAAGCTGCTGTCGAGCATCATCCAGCTGTGTCTTTAACTGCATAGACTCATTGTACAAAACCGAGAACTGAGACTGAAGACATTTGTATTCGGTTGTTTCAACAATGACAGACTCAGGTAGCTGACGAATCTGTAATTATGGTTATAATGATGTGTGTAATTTATGActgtgaaattattaataagtaAATTCATGAGTGAATTGTCGAAATTGGTCATTTATTTTGGATTCTTGGATCGAATTGGCCAACTATCTGGAGATTATCAACAagggaaaaaaacaatttttgtacaCGACAGATTATAAGATATACAAAAacttataatgaaaaaataatttcgattaCAATATTCTactaaaattgttttcttagTTGAGACGTCAtagataaatttcaaatttttatcattcacaGAACCATCGATTTATTATGGGAATAATCATCTAAATTCGTCTGAAGTACATTTTCAGAgagaaaatagagagaagAAGACAAAGAACAGGATTTACTATACCACGGTGGGTGTCCTGAAGTATAAAAGAGCATATCTCAGAGTAACAATTTCAGAAATAACTTAATGTATCATGCAagaaacataattccgataaTGAGAATAACGGTGATACTAATACTAATGCTATCGCAAGAGCACATTACGAggagtgaaaaaaacgaaagcacTAAATCGAACTAAACTAAATTAAACTCAACTAAACTAAACTAAGCTGAGACAGTGACTAGATATTCAAGAAGCAATTTCTTGAAGTCAGTGTGGGAGGACACGTCGCGCATAGCGcatttttcaatactcgatCGGGAGCAATGCCTGACGACCCGCCAGGTCATCCGCGTATTTGACTATAGTACAGTTCTTGATTACACTATTAATGTCAGCTGCATAGAGTGTGAACAGggccgagagagagagagagggagaggaagagggagagagagagggagaggaagagggagagagagagagggatggAGGGGGAGAGAGAACGGATGCATGATCACAGAAATGAATCCTCAAATTAAACTACTTACgtccatttttaatttctcaactTCTTTCAGTGAATCTCGATGTTGTTGGTGTAGTTTGTCCAATTCCTGCAGCCTGTTATTCGCCAGTTCACGAGTTTCTTCCAATTCTCTTTGAAGATCTTCGACCTACAATCCACACAAAAGTTTGATTTGCACGGAGATATGGTACAAATATTTAATGTCAAGAAATCAGAGGAAAGTGTAATAGAGACAAGTTGCTCAAACAAATTTCTTCGCAGTGCATCAAGTTCACCTTGGTCTGAGAAACACTAGAAGCAACCATAGTACTTGGTTTGTTAGATCCCTTATCATCAGAACCATGAATTTGCTGGAAGGCTTTTAACTTTTCAATAGCCTCTCCGAGATGATGTTCCAGCTTGTCGTTTCTAGAACGCACTTTATTCAATTCGTATTGCAGATCGTCTACTTGATTTCTCAATTCTGCAGCTAACGTATCTTTTCCAGTTATAGTATCTTGCAGCTCGGACATCTGTGCAATCAAGTAACGTTTGTAATATAGATTCCAACCTGTAAATCAAATTCTAGGGAGTCAAGTCACTGTCCTCCTTTGTTTCGTTgcttaatttcttttccaattGAAGCAGTAACCTTAGTTTTAGTCAACAAATTAATTAACTATCGATTCAAGGGAATATGTCAAGAAGGATGCAAAGTTGAACGAAGTATCAAAAGTTATACCTTGAGGGAAATggtatgatatttttcatgaaGCTGTATATTGATAGCTTGTAAGTTTCGGTTTTCTGCTTGAATTTCAGCATTGGCTTTCTTAACGACATCATCGATGTTTGGGGCTTCCTCTGTGCATAAAAGAAATCAATAATTGAGTAATAATTGTAGAATATAACAACCAACTTTGCACATTGTTATGGTATAcaaataattttggaaaacatCTTACCTCCCTCAAACTCGCCTTTAAGAGCTaatgtgattttttcattgcGCTGAGAGAGCCGATCAAATGCCTGAACAACTTTGGAAACAGCACGCTTAGAAACTTGAACGCGATTTGCCAATTTATCGTCAAGTTCTTCTTTGTCCCAGGACGAAAGCTGCATTAGAAATGAGGTTGTTGCTTCGCTTTCGTCTGTTTGGAGATaacaaatgtataaatattatgtataaataaatcgaatagatatagatataagTAGAGTAAATTGAGTAACTACATCTAATTACATACTTTTATTCTCAGACTCGTCAGCAGTTTCTGCATCAAATCTTTGGAGAAGAACTCTTATATCTTCATTAAGTTGATTCCAATATCGATTAACTACATTCAGTACGGCATCATCTTGAGTTTGCCTCTTTTCTAGCTGTTCAATCCTCTGGCGCAGTTCAGCTTCCATTCGATGTCTCTGTTCCAACCTCTAAATAAGGTGTTAAACTCAGTTATTAACAACATATCCCAAATGGTACATCGCTTGCACAAAGAAGATGAGGAATTAAAGTCACAGTTGTCAATACACATTAAACAATCAGCCATATTAAAATTCGTAGGCACAAGTCAGACCGAATCATAGGTTTCAAACCGACTTCACGAAATATGGCTCAGAAATAAGATGTCTTTCTAAGAGTCCATCGTAtgtgattgaaaatatgtattccTGTACACATAAAATGAAGGCTTGCCATCATATCGGCACCCCATCTTGCCATTAAGCACCGGGTTATGAGCCTTTGGTTCCACAGTGGCAAAGATCATGATCCTATGTTGTTGCATCAACGtagtgatgaaaaataataggAAAATTATACCTGAGCTAGTTTCTTATTCTGAAACTGAAGAACCTTCATGTCCATCTCTT
The Neodiprion fabricii isolate iyNeoFabr1 chromosome 5, iyNeoFabr1.1, whole genome shotgun sequence genome window above contains:
- the LOC124182588 gene encoding pre-rRNA-processing protein TSR1 homolog; translated protein: MGINKQERHRSGAFKQSNKVHKTGRHRSKGSIESEVKGKVEVKALSKRVRRELRKEERKNQAHQIRQKKRDQAFAQKRNLGGYLKPPLLVTVIPLNEDVDVQSTLSLIAGADQDAIVTKSPSGATHVSVPRYKQRFSFIVPPLGNTFATLDTAKVADTILFVVPTLPKSQQSDQAWKAIDDWGEEILAASIAQGLPTTVVTIVDLETLHPKKRQDVKQQVQKSIFKWLPNEKVMPLDKKVDALNVLRRVGSQKQKTVSYRDNRSHLFAEHVVFKSNNNSDAFNNYGTLEVTGYLRGMPLSVNGLVHIPGLGEFQMSKIEAPEDPYPLETRGIKGIPLTNDVKMKKDCISRVLERVDPNLQESLQSENIPDPLDAEQTWPTNEELADAEAEKMRKKIVKRVPKGTSVYQAAWIPDIDGEEADEISDSEYEDNDEMAVDADDSAQLSEDSEEETEDYETMTVTDVAPDEQRYDQDMDMQEEQRSIMKIKEARMDAQFPDERDTPQDIPAKEYFQKYRGLESFRTSLWDPKENLPADYARIYQFENFDRTRKRIMKESVDRVGAMPGWYITVHVTGLSEDLYKAYNMVEEQPLIIFGLLPHEHKMSVLNVVLKRTADDVNAIKSKEKLVFQCGFRRFTTSPIFSQHTSGNKHKYERYFQPNSTVVASMYAPITFSPCPVMCYLQQNDGSLKLVATGSVLSANPDRIIVKRVVLSGYPFKVHKRSAVVRFMFFNRDDINWFRPVQLHTKHGRRGHIKEPLGTHGHMKCVFNGQLKSQDTILMNLYKRVFPKWTYDPYLLTATSYPVDDVQME